The window GTTGGCGATGGCAGATTCCAGTACTTTCTTGATGATGTCTGCGCCTTTCTTACCTGAGAAGGAAAGAATGTTCAGAGCTTCATCAATCTTCTTGCCGCGGATCTGATCCGCAACCAGACGTGCTTTCTGTGCAGACAAGCGAGCACCACGTAATACAGCGGCTACTTCAGACATATTTCACCCCTTATTAACGTTTGGCTTTCTTATCCGCCACATGACCCTTGTAAGTACGGGTCAGCGCGAATTCGCCGAGTTTATGTCCTACCATGTCTTCAGTTACGAAAACTGGCATGTGTTGTTTGCCGTTATGAACAGCGATTGTCAGCCCCACGAAATCTGGAAAGATTGTGGAGCGGCGAGACCAGGTCTTGATCGGACGTTTGTCGTTCTTCTCAAGAGCAGCCTCTACCTTCTTCATCAAGTGATGGTCAATAAATGGACCTTTTTTCAATGAACGTGGCACAGTTCTATCCTCTCTAATTATTTCGCAGAACGACGACGTACGATAAGTTTATCGGTACG of the Thalassolituus hydrocarboniclasticus genome contains:
- the rplV gene encoding 50S ribosomal protein L22, yielding MSEVAAVLRGARLSAQKARLVADQIRGKKIDEALNILSFSGKKGADIIKKVLESAIANAEHNDGADVDELKVSTVFVDEGMTMKRIRPRAKGRADRIMKRTCHITVKVSEK
- the rpsS gene encoding 30S ribosomal protein S19, with translation MPRSLKKGPFIDHHLMKKVEAALEKNDKRPIKTWSRRSTIFPDFVGLTIAVHNGKQHMPVFVTEDMVGHKLGEFALTRTYKGHVADKKAKR